The Salegentibacter mishustinae genome includes a window with the following:
- the rpsN gene encoding 30S ribosomal protein S14 has protein sequence MAKESMKAREVKRQKMVKKYAEKREALKEAGDWEALQKLPKNSSPVRLHNRCKLTGRPKGYMRQFGLSRVMFREMANKGLIPGVRKASW, from the coding sequence ATGGCTAAAGAATCAATGAAAGCCCGTGAGGTGAAGAGACAAAAAATGGTAAAGAAGTATGCTGAAAAACGTGAAGCTTTGAAAGAAGCTGGCGATTGGGAAGCACTACAAAAATTACCAAAAAATTCTTCTCCTGTACGTTTGCATAACCGTTGTAAACTAACTGGTAGGCCAAAAGGATATATGAGACAGTTTGGTCTTTCTCGTGTAATGTTTAGAGAAATGGCTAACAAAGGATTAATTCCTGGAGTTAGAAAAGCTAGTTGGTAA
- the rplR gene encoding 50S ribosomal protein L18 — MAVSKQDRRNKIRKRVRKSITGTASRPRLSVFRSNKEIYAQIIDDVEGKTLAAASSRDKGVTAEGNKSKQAELVGKALAEKALKAGVETISFDRSGYLYHGRVKSLAEGAREGGLKF; from the coding sequence ATGGCAGTTTCAAAACAAGATAGACGAAATAAGATAAGAAAGCGTGTTCGTAAGTCAATTACGGGTACCGCTAGCCGTCCAAGATTATCTGTATTTAGAAGTAATAAAGAAATTTATGCTCAAATTATAGATGATGTAGAAGGAAAAACCCTGGCTGCAGCCTCTTCGAGAGATAAAGGTGTAACAGCAGAAGGAAATAAATCCAAGCAAGCAGAATTGGTTGGTAAAGCCCTTGCTGAAAAAGCTTTAAAGGCCGGTGTAGAAACTATTTCTTTTGATAGAAGTGGTTACCTGTATCACGGAAGAGTTAAATCATTAGCAGAAGGTGCTCGAGAAGGAGGACTAAAATTCTAG
- the rplF gene encoding 50S ribosomal protein L6, with translation MSRIGKSPITIPEGVTVDLKGNIVTVKGKLGELKQEVSDIDVKIEDGVITFERSSEKSDQKAKHGLYRALINNMIEGVSNGYTKSLELVGVGYRATNQGQKLDLAVGFSHNIVIDLAPEVQVETISEKGKNPVVKLTSYDKQLVGQIAAKIRSFRAPEPYKGKGIKYVGEQLRRKAGKSA, from the coding sequence ATGTCAAGAATAGGTAAAAGCCCAATTACAATTCCTGAAGGTGTAACTGTAGACCTTAAAGGTAATATTGTAACGGTAAAAGGAAAATTAGGAGAACTTAAGCAGGAAGTTAGCGACATTGATGTGAAAATTGAAGATGGCGTAATTACTTTTGAACGTTCTTCAGAGAAAAGTGATCAAAAAGCAAAACACGGCTTATACCGTGCTTTGATAAACAATATGATTGAAGGAGTTTCTAACGGATACACTAAATCATTGGAACTGGTAGGAGTTGGATATAGAGCAACTAACCAGGGACAAAAATTAGATTTGGCCGTTGGGTTTTCCCATAATATTGTAATAGATTTGGCACCGGAAGTTCAGGTGGAAACAATTTCAGAAAAAGGTAAGAATCCTGTTGTGAAATTGACTTCTTATGACAAGCAACTTGTGGGCCAAATAGCTGCTAAAATACGTTCCTTCAGAGCTCCAGAGCCTTACAAAGGAAAAGGTATTAAGTATGTTGGAGAGCAATTACGTAGAAAAGCAGGTAAATCAGCTTAA
- the rpsH gene encoding 30S ribosomal protein S8: MNTDPIADYLTRVRNAVAANHRVVEIPASNLKREITKILFDQGYILSYKFDDATAQGTIKIALKYDKVTKEPVIKDIQRISKPGLRKYAGANELPRILNGLGIAIVSTSHGVMTGKQAKAEKVGGEVLCYVY, from the coding sequence ATGAATACAGATCCTATTGCAGATTATTTGACAAGAGTTAGGAACGCTGTGGCCGCAAACCACAGGGTGGTAGAGATACCAGCTTCTAACCTTAAAAGGGAGATAACAAAAATATTATTCGATCAGGGATATATTCTTAGTTACAAGTTTGATGATGCTACTGCTCAGGGGACAATTAAAATTGCCCTTAAGTATGATAAAGTCACTAAAGAACCTGTAATTAAAGATATTCAAAGAATAAGTAAACCTGGTTTACGTAAGTATGCCGGCGCTAATGAATTGCCACGTATCCTTAATGGTCTTGGTATCGCTATAGTTTCTACTTCTCACGGTGTAATGACCGGGAAGCAAGCTAAAGCCGAGAAAGTTGGTGGTGAAGTATTGTGTTACGTTTACTAA
- the rplQ gene encoding 50S ribosomal protein L17 yields the protein MRHGKKINHLGRKTAHRKSMLANMACSLIEHKRINTTVAKAKALKVFVEPLVTKSKEDTTHNRRLVFSKLRQKEAVAELFREVAPKVGDRPGGYTRVIKLGNRLGDNADMALIELVDYNETYNLSKPEKKKSTRRAGKKKSTEATAPKAEGKTEEKSSENKEDKKEE from the coding sequence ATGAGACACGGAAAGAAAATAAACCATTTAGGTAGAAAGACCGCTCACAGGAAGTCTATGCTAGCCAATATGGCTTGCTCTCTAATAGAGCACAAGAGAATCAACACCACCGTAGCTAAAGCAAAAGCTTTAAAAGTTTTTGTAGAGCCTTTGGTAACTAAGTCTAAGGAAGATACTACTCACAATCGTAGATTGGTATTCAGTAAACTTCGTCAAAAAGAAGCTGTAGCCGAATTGTTTCGTGAGGTAGCTCCTAAAGTTGGTGACCGCCCGGGTGGATACACAAGGGTAATTAAGTTAGGTAACCGTCTTGGAGATAATGCCGATATGGCCCTTATCGAGTTAGTTGATTATAACGAAACTTATAACCTTAGCAAGCCAGAGAAGAAGAAATCTACTCGTAGAGCGGGTAAAAAGAAATCTACTGAGGCTACTGCTCCAAAAGCAGAAGGAAAAACAGAAGAGAAATCTTCAGAAAATAAAGAGGATAAAAAAGAGGAATAG
- the rpsE gene encoding 30S ribosomal protein S5 — protein sequence MYQDYKNVEHVKPGGLELKDRLVGVQRVTKVTKGGRAFGFSAIVVVGDENGVVGQGLGKSKEVADAISKAVEDAKKNLVRIPLHKGSLPHEQKGKYGGARVLLLPAATGTGIIAGGAIRAVLESVGVHDVLSKNQGSSNPHNVVKATFDALLQLRSADTVAKQRGISLEKVFKG from the coding sequence ATGTATCAAGATTATAAAAACGTAGAACATGTAAAACCGGGCGGACTTGAATTAAAAGACCGTTTGGTAGGAGTACAGCGTGTGACCAAAGTAACCAAAGGTGGTAGAGCTTTTGGGTTTTCTGCTATCGTAGTAGTAGGAGATGAGAATGGTGTTGTAGGGCAAGGTTTAGGGAAATCTAAAGAAGTTGCTGACGCTATCTCTAAAGCTGTGGAAGATGCAAAAAAGAATTTAGTGCGTATTCCTTTGCATAAAGGAAGCCTTCCTCACGAACAGAAAGGTAAGTATGGTGGTGCAAGAGTTCTTTTGCTACCTGCTGCAACTGGTACCGGGATTATAGCCGGTGGTGCAATTCGTGCCGTACTGGAATCTGTTGGTGTACACGACGTACTTTCTAAAAACCAGGGGTCTTCAAACCCACACAACGTAGTAAAAGCTACTTTTGATGCGCTACTTCAATTAAGAAGTGCTGATACTGTTGCTAAACAACGTGGTATTTCATTAGAAAAGGTTTTTAAAGGATAA
- the rplN gene encoding 50S ribosomal protein L14 yields MVQQESRLRVADNTGAKEVLTIRVLGGTKKRYASVGDKIVVSVKEATPNGNIKKGAVSTAVVVRTKKEVRRQDGSYIRFDDNACVLLNPTGEMRGTRVFGPVARELRDKQFMKIVSLAPEVL; encoded by the coding sequence ATGGTACAACAAGAGTCTAGACTAAGAGTAGCAGACAATACCGGGGCAAAAGAAGTTTTGACCATTCGTGTATTGGGCGGTACAAAGAAAAGATACGCTTCTGTTGGGGACAAGATCGTTGTCAGCGTAAAAGAAGCTACACCTAACGGAAATATCAAAAAAGGTGCAGTTTCAACAGCAGTTGTTGTTCGTACCAAGAAAGAAGTACGCAGGCAGGATGGATCTTATATCCGTTTTGATGATAATGCTTGTGTATTGCTAAACCCTACCGGAGAAATGCGCGGAACTCGTGTATTTGGACCGGTTGCGAGAGAACTTCGTGATAAGCAATTCATGAAAATTGTATCATTGGCACCAGAAGTGCTTTAA
- the rpsQ gene encoding 30S ribosomal protein S17 gives MEKRNLRKERIGVVTSNKMQKSIVVSEVKKVKHPMYGKFVLKTKKYVAHDETNDCNEGDTVRIMETRPLSKSKCWRLVEIIERAK, from the coding sequence ATGGAAAAAAGAAATTTAAGAAAAGAGCGTATAGGTGTTGTTACCAGTAATAAAATGCAGAAATCAATCGTGGTTTCTGAAGTTAAGAAAGTAAAACACCCTATGTATGGAAAGTTCGTTTTAAAAACGAAAAAATACGTAGCGCACGACGAAACAAACGACTGCAACGAAGGAGATACTGTAAGGATCATGGAAACACGACCTTTAAGTAAATCTAAATGTTGGAGATTAGTAGAAATAATTGAAAGAGCGAAGTAA
- the rpsM gene encoding 30S ribosomal protein S13 → MARIAGVDIPKQKRGVIALTYIFGIGKSRAQKILSQAKVDESKKVSDWDDEEIGRIREAVGEFTIEGELRTEVQMSIKRLMDIGCYRGIRHRSGLPLRGQRTKNNSRTRKGRRKTVANKKKATK, encoded by the coding sequence ATGGCAAGAATTGCAGGGGTAGATATACCTAAACAAAAGCGAGGAGTTATAGCATTGACCTATATCTTCGGAATTGGTAAAAGCAGGGCTCAAAAGATCCTTAGCCAGGCCAAAGTAGATGAAAGCAAAAAAGTTTCAGATTGGGACGATGAAGAAATTGGTCGTATTCGTGAAGCTGTTGGTGAATTTACAATCGAAGGAGAATTACGTACAGAAGTTCAAATGAGTATTAAGCGTCTAATGGATATTGGATGCTATAGAGGTATTCGTCACAGAAGTGGTTTGCCACTTAGAGGGCAGAGAACCAAAAATAACTCAAGAACCAGAAAAGGTAGAAGAAAAACAGTTGCTAACAAGAAGAAAGCGACTAAATAG
- the rpsD gene encoding 30S ribosomal protein S4 yields MARYTGPKTKIARKFGEAIFGDDKSFEKRNYPPGQHGNNRRRGKKSEYAIQLMEKQKAKYTYGILERQFSNMFKKATRAQGITGEVLLQLCESRLDNVVFRMGIAPSRRAARQFVSHRHITVNGELVNIPSYQLKAGDVVGVREKSKSLQAIQDSLANSSSVYEWITWNNETKQGTFVSVPGRIQIPENINEQFIVELYSK; encoded by the coding sequence ATGGCAAGATATACTGGTCCAAAGACTAAAATAGCCCGAAAGTTCGGAGAAGCTATTTTTGGAGACGATAAGTCTTTCGAAAAAAGAAATTATCCTCCGGGACAACACGGTAACAACCGTCGTCGCGGTAAAAAATCTGAATATGCTATCCAGCTAATGGAAAAGCAAAAAGCAAAGTATACTTACGGTATCCTTGAGCGTCAGTTTAGTAATATGTTTAAAAAAGCTACTAGAGCGCAGGGAATTACTGGTGAGGTTTTACTTCAACTTTGTGAATCACGTCTTGATAACGTAGTATTTAGAATGGGTATTGCCCCTTCTAGAAGAGCAGCAAGACAATTTGTATCTCACAGACACATTACGGTAAACGGAGAGTTGGTAAACATACCTTCTTACCAATTGAAAGCGGGTGATGTTGTAGGTGTTCGTGAAAAATCAAAATCTTTACAGGCTATCCAGGATTCACTAGCTAATTCTAGCAGTGTATACGAATGGATTACCTGGAATAACGAAACAAAACAAGGTACTTTTGTTTCAGTACCCGGACGTATTCAGATTCCGGAAAACATAAATGAACAATTCATCGTCGAATTATATTCGAAATAA
- the rpsK gene encoding 30S ribosomal protein S11 — protein MAKKTVQKKRKVTVESVGQAHVTASFNNIIVSLTNKKGDVIAWSSAGKMGFRGSKKNTPYAAQLAAEDASKVAHEAGLRKVKVYVKGPGNGRESAIRSLHNNGIEVTEIIDVTPLPHNGCRPPKRRRV, from the coding sequence ATGGCAAAGAAGACAGTTCAAAAAAAGCGTAAAGTAACCGTTGAGTCCGTAGGGCAAGCGCACGTTACGGCTTCTTTCAATAACATTATTGTTTCCCTTACTAATAAAAAGGGTGACGTTATTGCTTGGTCATCTGCAGGAAAAATGGGTTTTAGAGGTTCTAAAAAGAATACTCCTTATGCTGCCCAGTTAGCTGCAGAAGACGCGTCTAAAGTAGCTCACGAAGCTGGTTTGCGCAAAGTTAAGGTTTACGTTAAAGGGCCGGGGAATGGTAGAGAATCTGCTATTCGTTCGCTTCATAACAACGGGATTGAAGTAACTGAAATTATTGATGTTACTCCATTACCACACAACGGATGTCGTCCTCCTAAGAGACGTAGAGTTTAA
- a CDS encoding DNA-directed RNA polymerase subunit alpha, translating to MAILNFQKPDKVIMIDSTDFEGKFEFRPLEPGYGLTVGNALRRVLLSSLEGYAITSIRIEGVDHEFSAIPGVVEDVTEIILNLKQVRFKRQIDEIDNEAVTISISGEEQITAGHFQKFISGFQVLNPDQVICTADKKVNLNMEMTIEKGRGYVPAEENKKANAPLGTIFTDSIYTPIKNVKYSIENYRVEQKTDYEKLVFEIVSDGSIHPKDALTEAAKTLIHHFMLFSDERITLEADEIAQTETYDEESLHMRQLLKTKLVDMDLSVRALNCLKAAEVDTLGDLVSYNKNDLMKFRNFGKKSLTELEELVSNKGLNFGMDLSKYKLDKD from the coding sequence ATGGCAATACTAAATTTTCAGAAGCCCGATAAAGTTATAATGATTGATTCAACCGATTTCGAAGGGAAATTTGAATTTCGCCCTTTGGAACCTGGGTATGGATTAACCGTTGGTAACGCTTTAAGAAGAGTGCTTTTATCTTCATTAGAAGGTTATGCAATCACTTCTATTCGTATAGAAGGCGTAGATCACGAATTCTCCGCTATTCCTGGAGTCGTTGAAGACGTAACAGAAATTATCCTGAACCTTAAACAAGTAAGGTTCAAAAGGCAAATTGATGAAATAGATAACGAAGCCGTTACCATTTCTATATCTGGAGAAGAACAAATTACTGCCGGTCACTTTCAAAAATTCATTTCAGGCTTTCAAGTCCTAAATCCAGATCAGGTGATCTGTACTGCAGACAAGAAAGTAAACCTGAATATGGAAATGACCATAGAAAAAGGTAGAGGTTATGTTCCGGCCGAAGAAAACAAAAAAGCCAACGCACCTCTTGGAACTATATTTACCGATTCTATTTATACACCAATAAAGAACGTAAAATATAGCATTGAAAACTATCGTGTAGAGCAGAAGACCGATTATGAAAAATTGGTTTTTGAAATCGTAAGCGATGGCTCTATTCATCCAAAAGATGCACTTACTGAAGCTGCAAAAACACTTATTCACCACTTTATGTTATTCTCTGACGAGCGTATCACGCTTGAGGCAGATGAAATAGCACAAACTGAAACTTATGATGAAGAATCTCTTCATATGAGACAGTTGCTTAAAACTAAGTTGGTAGATATGGATCTTTCAGTAAGAGCTTTAAATTGCTTAAAAGCGGCTGAAGTTGATACTTTAGGAGACCTTGTTTCTTACAATAAAAACGACTTGATGAAGTTTAGAAACTTCGGAAAGAAATCTTTGACAGAGCTTGAAGAATTGGTAAGTAACAAAGGGCTTAACTTTGGTATGGACCTTTCAAAATACAAATTAGATAAGGACTAA
- the carA gene encoding glutamine-hydrolyzing carbamoyl-phosphate synthase small subunit, whose protein sequence is MKYQTRKKAIILLEDGTIFHGKAVGDKDGKAVGEVCFNTGMTGYQEIFTDPSYFGQLMVTTNAHIGNYGTLAEESEADKAKISGLICKNFSYTHSRPAADSSLQEFLDDSNLFAISDVDTRALVTYIRENGAMNAIISTDVDNIEGLKKELAEVPDMNGLELASKVSTNEPYYFGNENATYKIAALDVGIKKNILRNFEKRDVYVKVFPYNATYEEMSEWNPDGYFLSNGPGDPQPLESAINLTKAILEKDHPLFGICLGHQIIAIANGIKTYKMHHGHRGINHPVKNLITGKGEITSQNHGFSVDKAETEANSEVEITHICLNDDTVGGIAMKNKNCFSVQYHPEASPGPHDASYLFDDFMDRIKRAKA, encoded by the coding sequence ATGAAATATCAAACTCGAAAAAAAGCGATTATCTTACTGGAAGATGGTACTATCTTTCACGGTAAGGCAGTAGGAGACAAAGACGGTAAAGCCGTTGGAGAAGTTTGTTTTAATACCGGGATGACCGGTTACCAGGAGATCTTTACAGATCCATCTTATTTTGGTCAGCTTATGGTAACTACCAATGCACATATTGGTAATTATGGAACATTAGCCGAAGAAAGCGAAGCCGATAAAGCTAAGATTTCTGGGCTTATCTGTAAGAATTTTAGTTACACTCATTCGCGTCCCGCTGCCGATTCTTCTCTTCAGGAGTTTTTAGATGATAGTAACTTATTTGCTATTTCTGATGTAGATACTCGTGCTTTAGTAACATACATTAGAGAAAATGGAGCGATGAACGCTATTATCTCAACCGATGTTGATAATATAGAAGGGCTTAAAAAAGAACTTGCCGAAGTGCCAGATATGAACGGTTTAGAACTTGCTTCTAAAGTTTCAACTAATGAGCCATATTACTTCGGAAACGAAAATGCCACTTATAAAATAGCTGCACTAGATGTTGGCATTAAGAAGAATATTCTTCGCAATTTTGAAAAGCGCGATGTGTATGTAAAGGTTTTTCCATACAATGCAACTTATGAGGAAATGAGTGAATGGAATCCAGATGGCTATTTTCTTTCAAATGGCCCGGGAGATCCACAACCTTTGGAAAGTGCCATAAATCTTACTAAAGCAATTTTAGAAAAAGATCATCCGCTATTTGGAATTTGTTTGGGTCACCAAATTATAGCAATTGCTAATGGTATAAAAACCTATAAAATGCATCACGGTCATCGCGGAATAAATCATCCTGTGAAGAATTTAATCACTGGTAAAGGCGAGATTACTTCCCAAAATCACGGGTTCTCAGTAGATAAAGCCGAAACAGAGGCGAACAGCGAAGTGGAGATTACTCATATTTGCTTGAATGATGATACAGTTGGAGGGATCGCGATGAAAAATAAAAACTGTTTTTCAGTTCAGTACCACCCTGAAGCAAGCCCTGGTCCACACGATGCCAGTTATTTGTTTGATGACTTTATGGATAGAATAAAAAGAGCTAAAGCTTAA
- the infA gene encoding translation initiation factor IF-1, whose protein sequence is MAKQPAIEQDGTIIEALSNAMFRVELENGHVVTAHISGKMRMHYIKLLPGDKVKLEMSPYDLSKARITYRY, encoded by the coding sequence ATGGCAAAACAACCGGCAATAGAACAAGACGGAACAATTATAGAAGCATTATCTAATGCGATGTTTCGTGTAGAATTGGAAAATGGTCACGTTGTGACAGCTCACATCTCTGGGAAAATGCGTATGCACTACATTAAATTGTTACCTGGAGATAAAGTAAAACTGGAAATGAGCCCTTACGATCTAAGTAAGGCTCGTATAACATACAGATACTAA
- the rplE gene encoding 50S ribosomal protein L5: protein MAYVPRLRAEYAERIKPALKEEFSYANVMEIPKLEKIVLSRGVGAAVADKKLIDHAVDELTTITGQKAVQTISKKDVASFKLRKGMPIGAKVTLRGYRMYEFLDRLITSALPRVRDFNGIKANGFDGRGNYNLGVTEQIIFPEIDIDKVNRINGMDITFVTTAKTDKEAKSLLTELGLPFKKN from the coding sequence ATGGCATACGTACCAAGACTTAGAGCAGAATATGCAGAGCGAATTAAGCCTGCATTAAAAGAAGAATTTAGCTATGCTAACGTAATGGAGATCCCAAAACTTGAAAAAATAGTTTTGAGCCGTGGCGTTGGTGCAGCTGTAGCAGATAAAAAGCTAATTGACCATGCTGTAGATGAACTTACAACAATTACAGGTCAAAAAGCGGTGCAAACCATTTCTAAAAAGGATGTTGCTTCATTCAAGCTTCGTAAAGGAATGCCAATTGGGGCAAAAGTTACTTTGCGAGGATATAGAATGTACGAATTTCTAGATCGTTTAATCACATCAGCACTTCCACGTGTTCGTGATTTTAACGGGATTAAAGCTAATGGTTTTGATGGTAGAGGAAATTACAATTTAGGTGTTACTGAGCAAATCATCTTTCCAGAGATCGATATTGATAAAGTAAACCGTATTAATGGTATGGATATTACCTTTGTAACCACTGCCAAGACCGATAAGGAAGCTAAATCATTGTTAACCGAACTAGGATTACCTTTTAAAAAGAATTAA
- the ykgO gene encoding type B 50S ribosomal protein L36, with amino-acid sequence MKVRASVKKRSADCKIVRRKGRLYVINKKNPRFKQRQG; translated from the coding sequence ATGAAAGTTAGAGCATCAGTAAAGAAAAGAAGTGCCGACTGTAAGATAGTTCGCAGAAAAGGGCGCCTTTACGTAATTAACAAAAAGAATCCTAGATTTAAACAAAGACAAGGCTAA
- the secY gene encoding preprotein translocase subunit SecY: MKFINTIKNIWKIEELKNRILVTLGLLLVYRFGAQVVLPGIDASQLTNLASQTDGGLLGLLNAFTGGAFSNASVFALGIMPYISASIVVQLMGIAIPYLQKLQKEGESGRRKINQITRWLTIAITLVQGPGYIYNLFATLPQQAFLLGDTVTFVASAVVILTTGTIFAMWLGEKITDKGIGNGISLLIMVGIIATLPQAFIQEFASRVFESNGGLIMILIELVIWFAIILASVMLVMAVRQIPVQYARRTASGGYEKNVFGSRQYIPLKLNASGVMPIIFAQAIMFIPAAVAGLSDSDAAQGVTAAFSDIFGFWYNVVFALLIIVFTYFYTAITVPTNKMADDLKRSGGFIPGIRPGTETAEFLDRIMSQITLPGSIFLALIAVFPAIVVQLLGVQQGWALFFGGTSLLIMVGVAIDTMQQVNSYLLNRHYDGLMKTGKNRKAVA; the protein is encoded by the coding sequence ATGAAATTCATCAATACTATTAAAAATATTTGGAAGATCGAGGAACTAAAAAATAGAATTTTAGTTACCCTCGGTCTATTGTTGGTCTATCGTTTTGGAGCGCAAGTTGTGCTTCCCGGAATAGATGCCTCGCAATTAACTAATCTTGCTAGTCAAACCGATGGTGGCCTTTTAGGTCTCCTAAATGCATTTACAGGAGGAGCATTTTCTAATGCTTCTGTTTTTGCGTTGGGAATTATGCCATATATCTCGGCTTCGATTGTGGTGCAGCTTATGGGTATTGCGATACCTTACCTGCAAAAACTTCAAAAAGAAGGAGAGAGCGGTAGACGTAAGATCAATCAAATCACTCGTTGGTTAACAATTGCAATTACCCTGGTGCAGGGACCTGGTTATATCTATAACCTTTTTGCTACACTTCCGCAGCAAGCCTTTTTATTAGGTGATACTGTGACATTTGTGGCTTCTGCTGTGGTAATCCTTACTACAGGAACCATTTTTGCAATGTGGCTGGGTGAAAAGATAACCGATAAAGGTATTGGTAATGGTATTTCGCTATTAATTATGGTTGGTATTATTGCTACCTTACCGCAGGCATTTATTCAGGAATTTGCTTCCAGAGTATTTGAATCTAATGGAGGCCTTATTATGATTCTTATTGAATTGGTAATTTGGTTCGCTATTATTCTTGCTTCGGTAATGTTGGTTATGGCCGTGCGTCAAATCCCGGTGCAATATGCCAGAAGAACCGCCTCTGGAGGTTACGAGAAAAACGTATTTGGATCTAGACAGTACATTCCACTTAAGCTTAATGCTTCAGGTGTAATGCCAATTATATTTGCTCAAGCTATTATGTTTATCCCGGCTGCTGTGGCAGGATTATCAGATTCTGATGCTGCACAAGGGGTTACCGCGGCTTTTAGCGATATATTCGGATTTTGGTATAATGTAGTATTTGCACTTTTAATTATTGTGTTTACCTACTTCTATACCGCGATTACTGTGCCTACCAATAAAATGGCTGATGATCTAAAACGTAGTGGAGGATTTATTCCAGGCATTCGTCCCGGAACTGAAACCGCTGAGTTTTTAGATAGAATTATGTCTCAAATTACCTTGCCAGGATCTATTTTCCTTGCACTTATTGCTGTGTTCCCAGCGATTGTGGTGCAACTCTTAGGTGTGCAACAAGGATGGGCATTGTTTTTTGGAGGAACCTCGCTTTTAATTATGGTTGGAGTTGCAATAGATACTATGCAACAAGTAAACTCTTACTTGCTGAATAGACATTACGACGGATTAATGAAAACAGGTAAAAACAGAAAAGCAGTAGCTTAA
- the rplX gene encoding 50S ribosomal protein L24: protein MRKLKIKSGDTVRVIAGDHKGQEGKVQKVLIEKNKAIVEGVNTISKHEKPSASNPQGGIVKKEAPIHISNLSLLDKDGNTTRVGYKEEDGKKVRFSKKSNEVI from the coding sequence ATGAGAAAGCTTAAGATAAAATCTGGAGATACTGTTAGAGTTATTGCTGGAGACCACAAAGGTCAGGAAGGCAAAGTTCAAAAAGTACTCATAGAAAAGAATAAAGCCATCGTGGAAGGTGTGAACACTATCTCAAAACATGAGAAGCCAAGTGCATCTAACCCACAAGGTGGTATTGTAAAGAAAGAAGCTCCTATTCATATTTCTAACCTTTCTTTGTTAGACAAAGATGGTAATACTACCAGAGTTGGATATAAAGAAGAGGATGGAAAGAAAGTAAGATTTTCCAAAAAATCTAATGAAGTAATTTAG
- the rplO gene encoding 50S ribosomal protein L15: protein MELNNLKPAKGSVKSNNKRVGRGEGSGKGGTATRGHKGAKSRSGYSKKIGFEGGQMPLQRRVPKFGFTNRNRVAYQGVNLDTLQRLVDEGKIKDTVDVDALIANGLVSKNEPVKILGRGELKAKLKISVHKFTASAKEAIEAAGGEVVTL from the coding sequence ATGGAATTAAATAACTTAAAACCTGCAAAAGGTTCAGTTAAGAGTAACAACAAGCGTGTTGGCCGTGGAGAAGGATCAGGAAAAGGTGGTACTGCCACTCGTGGTCACAAAGGGGCTAAGTCTCGTTCTGGTTACTCCAAGAAGATAGGTTTTGAAGGTGGGCAGATGCCACTTCAACGCCGTGTTCCAAAATTTGGTTTCACTAACAGAAATCGTGTAGCTTATCAAGGTGTAAATCTTGATACTTTGCAACGTTTGGTTGATGAAGGTAAAATTAAAGATACTGTAGATGTTGATGCTTTGATCGCTAATGGTCTTGTAAGTAAAAACGAACCAGTTAAGATATTAGGTAGAGGTGAATTAAAGGCAAAGTTGAAAATATCTGTTCATAAATTTACTGCCTCAGCAAAAGAAGCTATAGAAGCTGCTGGAGGTGAAGTTGTTACTTTATAA
- the rpmD gene encoding 50S ribosomal protein L30 yields the protein MGKIKVTKVKSAINRSKNQKLVLESLGLKKIGQTVEHNDTPNILGMVNKVKHLVSVEETK from the coding sequence ATGGGAAAGATAAAAGTTACAAAAGTAAAAAGTGCTATTAACCGATCTAAAAACCAGAAATTGGTTTTAGAGTCTCTTGGTCTTAAGAAAATTGGCCAGACGGTAGAGCATAACGATACGCCAAACATCCTTGGTATGGTAAATAAAGTTAAACATTTAGTTTCTGTAGAAGAAACAAAATAA